From Alienimonas californiensis, a single genomic window includes:
- the dtd gene encoding D-aminoacyl-tRNA deacylase, whose amino-acid sequence MRAVVQRVSEASVTVDGEVVGAVGRGLLVLLGVEEGDAETDAKWLAAKIAGLRIFPDADGKMNRSVADVAGDAGEAAAGEPPAGALVVSQFTLLGDCRTGRRPSFTAAAPPAEADRLYQTVCERLRGGGLFVATGVFRADMAVSLTNDGPVTLLLDSRKRF is encoded by the coding sequence ATGAGGGCGGTCGTGCAACGGGTGTCGGAGGCGTCGGTGACGGTCGACGGCGAGGTCGTGGGCGCCGTCGGCCGCGGCTTGCTCGTCCTATTGGGCGTGGAGGAGGGCGATGCCGAAACGGACGCGAAGTGGCTCGCCGCGAAGATCGCCGGGCTGCGGATCTTCCCCGACGCGGACGGCAAGATGAACCGCTCCGTCGCCGATGTCGCGGGAGACGCCGGGGAGGCGGCGGCGGGCGAACCGCCCGCGGGGGCCCTGGTGGTCAGCCAGTTCACGCTGCTGGGCGACTGCCGGACCGGACGCCGGCCGAGCTTTACCGCGGCGGCCCCGCCGGCGGAGGCGGATCGGCTCTACCAAACCGTTTGCGAGCGACTGCGCGGCGGCGGGCTGTTCGTCGCCACGGGGGTCTTTCGGGCGGACATGGCGGTCTCGCTGACGAACGACGGCCCGGTCACCCTGCTGCTGGACAGCCGCAAGCGGTTCTGA
- the thiO gene encoding glycine oxidase ThiO, with amino-acid sequence MPSPDVLIVGGGVIGLSCGVELARRGRSVLLLERDAVASRTGAASWAGAGMLPPASLEHAESPRDRLRALSHARWDDWTAMLRGSTGVDIGYERHGSLHVSHPDLGGDFPADAAEHAVAAFHRHGIRAERISEDEQRLDAPFLSRDVAAVVRLPDAGQVRNPRLLRALRAAGGERLEIREGAPVGAVRLAGGRAVGVTTHAGEWIDAGSVLLCGGAWTGGLLTDTGFAAPVRPVRGQIALLRTPARPFLPVVECGARYLVPRADGRTVVGATQEEVGFHPVTTAAGLAGLLNFAAALVPALGEASVERCWAGLRPGTPDGNPLLGRVPHSEGGEFENLFLAAGHFRDGLQQSPGTAAIVADLIEDRPPQTPLGGLAPGRFSTAENRV; translated from the coding sequence ATGCCTTCGCCGGACGTGCTGATCGTCGGCGGCGGGGTGATCGGGCTGAGTTGCGGCGTCGAACTCGCGCGCCGGGGACGATCGGTCCTCCTGCTGGAACGCGACGCCGTCGCCTCCCGGACCGGCGCCGCCAGTTGGGCCGGCGCCGGCATGCTGCCGCCGGCGTCGCTAGAACACGCTGAGAGCCCCCGCGACCGGCTGCGGGCTCTCTCCCACGCGCGCTGGGACGACTGGACCGCGATGCTGCGAGGGTCGACCGGCGTGGACATCGGCTACGAACGGCACGGGTCGCTGCACGTCTCCCACCCGGATCTGGGCGGCGATTTCCCCGCGGACGCGGCGGAGCACGCCGTCGCCGCGTTTCACCGCCACGGCATCCGGGCTGAGCGGATCTCTGAGGACGAACAACGGCTCGACGCCCCGTTTCTGTCCCGCGACGTCGCCGCGGTCGTGCGGCTGCCGGACGCCGGGCAGGTCCGCAACCCCCGCCTGCTGCGCGCGTTGCGTGCGGCGGGGGGCGAGCGACTGGAGATCCGCGAAGGGGCGCCCGTCGGCGCCGTCCGTCTGGCGGGCGGGCGGGCTGTCGGCGTCACGACGCACGCCGGGGAGTGGATCGACGCCGGGTCCGTCCTGCTGTGCGGCGGGGCGTGGACCGGCGGGCTGCTGACGGACACGGGGTTCGCCGCCCCCGTGCGTCCGGTGCGGGGGCAAATCGCGCTGCTCCGCACGCCGGCCCGGCCGTTCCTCCCGGTCGTGGAATGCGGAGCCCGCTACCTCGTGCCGCGGGCCGACGGCCGGACGGTCGTCGGGGCGACGCAGGAGGAGGTCGGCTTCCACCCGGTCACCACGGCGGCGGGCCTCGCCGGACTGCTCAACTTCGCCGCCGCCCTCGTGCCGGCGCTGGGGGAGGCGTCGGTGGAACGCTGCTGGGCGGGCCTGCGTCCCGGCACGCCGGACGGCAACCCGCTGCTCGGCCGCGTGCCGCATTCGGAGGGCGGCGAGTTCGAGAACCTGTTCCTCGCCGCCGGCCACTTCCGCGACGGCCTGCAACAGAGCCCCGGCACTGCCGCGATCGTCGCGGATCTGATCGAAGATCGCCCCCCGCAGACGCCATTGGGGGGGCTCGCCCCCGGGCGGTTCTCGACGGCGGAGAACCGGGTATGA